ATCTTATCGCTATCAATAAAGCAGATGGGGAGGGTGACGTACGCGCAAGAAAAGCTGCCTCCGAGTATAGAGCTGCATTGAACATTCTCGCACCGCGCTCCAAAAACTGGTCTCCTCCTGTTTTGACCATATCCGGCTTAAACAACCTAAGGTTGAATGAGCTATGGTCAGAAATTCTAAGGTTTCAAGAAACTATGAAAGCCACGGGAGAATGGGATCAGCGCCGATCAGAGCAGCAAGTTGCTTGGATGTGGAGTCTACTTCAAGATAACTTGATTTCTACGTTCAAAGAAAATCAAAACGTACGAGACCTTTTACCTAATTTGGAGGAATCCGTAAGGCATGGGCACGTTCCAGCATCAGCTGCCGCCTCTCAGCTTACTGATGTCTTCTTTCGCCAGATTGCTAATACGGCTATATAGGTAGCTATTGGCTCAAAGAGCTCAATCTAAGTACCTCCGAGAGTTAAATAACAACCTCTCGGAGATACTTTCTAACCTACCGCCAGCACCTTTAAGCTGGAGCGTTGCCTTTGCTTAGCTCAGTGCCAGTATAGTCAACTGCCACTCCATAAGTCGGATCCTCATCTCCAGCCAGCTCAACCATTGAACCAGCCTTCTTAAGGAGCTTCTGACAATCTGGGCTCAAGTGGCGAAGGTGTAATTTTTTTCCTGCGGTCTGGTACCGTGATGCCAGACTATCAATGGCTTGTAAGCCAGAATGATCAACCACACGGGAGTGTATAAAGTCGACGATCACTTCTTCAGGATCGTCCTCAGGACTAAAGATTTCAGCAAAGCCTGTTGCACTACCAAAAAACAGGGGCCCCTCCAGTTTATAAACAAGGGCACCATCGGCGCTGTGGAATTTGTGCGCACTAATTCTTTTGGAGGTGTTCCATGCATAGGCTAGTGCCGAAACAATAACTCCAACAATAACAGCGACCGCCAAGTCTGAGTACACAGTGACTGCTGTCACCAATGCAATTACGACAGCATCTATCAAAGGGATTTTGTGTAGTATCTTGAACGTATTCCAGGCAAATGTTCCGATAACAACCATGAACATTACGCCAACAAGAGCAGCCAGCGGAATTTGCTCAATTAAACCAGATGCAAACAGAATGAAGGACAGCAAAAAGAGTGAAGCAGCTATACCTGCTATACGTGTTCGCCCACCAGATTTTACATTGATCATTGATTGACCAATCATGGCACAACCGCCCATCCCTCCGAAGAAACCAGTCACGACATTCGCTGCACCCTGTGCGACACACTCCTGAGAGCTTCCACCTTTTTTTCCAGTCATATCGGACACAAGATTGAGCGTCAAAAGGCTTTCAATAAGACCAATCGCAGCTAGAATCAGTGAATACGGCAGAATGATAGTCAGTGTTTCGAAACTCAAGGGAACCATTGGGATACTGAATTCAGGTAGGCCACCCTTAATAGAGGCCATATCGCCAACAGTACGGACATCCAGTCCAAAGCCAATTACAACAACTGAAACAACCAAGATACCGGCAAGTGGCGCAGGCACAATAGAGGTCACTTTTGGCAGCCCCCAGATAACAAGCATAGTGAGACCAACCAAACCCAGCATCAAGAATAGTTCCTGACCGCCCAGCCATTCAGTTGCGCCTGTTACTTCATTGGTAAACTGGAACTGCCCAAGTTGGGCAAGGAATATTACGATCGCCAAACCGTTTACAAAACCAAGCATCACAGGATGAGGAACCAGCCGCATAAACTTACCCCAGCGCAGGATACCAAACACGATCTGGATAACGCCCATGAGAACAACAGCCGCAAAAAGATATTCCACACCGTGTTGAACAACCAAAGACACCATAACAACGGCAAGGGCACCCGTTGCTCCCGAGATCATTCCCGGACGCCCACCGAACACCGCTGTAATTATTCCAACAATAAAGGCGGCATAAAGGCCCACAAGTGGGTGAACTTGCGCAACAAAAGCGAAGGCCACAGCTTCCGGTACGAGAGCAAGAGCCACAGTAAGGCCGGAGAGGATTTCTGTTTTTATGATGTTAATTGAAAAACCTGACGATGCAGGGGCAATAGTATGCGCAGACGAGTGCAAGGGCTGCTCCAATCGAATTAGTCTAATATGGGTTAGATCAGCTAGAGCAATAAGATGCAGCTAGCTTCATAGAAAACATCGCGCCAATTTTTCCATGGCGAATTAGAATCCCACTCCAGTTTTCTATAGTGCTGTATAGCGGATTGGTTACGCCAAAGCCTCGAAACTTAGTTTGGCAGTACACCTTCAAAACAGGTCATTTACATTTAAGTTCAAAAACAAGCAAGTAGGAGAGGCTAACTTTCTCGATAAATGAGAAAAAGACAAGCTGTATCTTCACTAACTACCACCACAAATAGTGGGAGATACTACTCGGACTAATGAACTATAAAATTAAAGCAAACTCAGTCGACAAAAATCCTTTACAAGAAAACCAGCTATAGGGTAGGCGCTTATGAAACAAAGAGTTTCAACTCACCCTGCAAATCATTAGGCAAGAGTGGTTAAAGACCCAATGGACAATCCGGTTTTGGTGGAAGTTACACGCGGTAACCTCATAGAGAGTAGGCATCGCGGAAGTATCGCTATTGTTGATGAAACAGGCCACCTTGTATTCGGCATAGGAGACGTGGAGCAAGGAGTGTTTCCACGTTCAGCCATCAAAGTACTTCAGGCTCTTCCATTAGTCGAATCGGGAGCGGCAGACGCTCTGGATTACGATGAAGCAGAGTTGGCACTTGCTTGCGCATCTCACAATGGTGAAGAAGTCCATGCAAAAACAGCCAGAATGATGCTTCGAAAAGCGGGCTTATCTGAAGATAGCCTGCTATGTGGTGAGCAATGGCCCACCCTCATGCATGACATTATTCAGCTCATCGAGAATAAAGAAAAGCCCTGCCCTCTTCATAATAACTGTTCAGGAAAACATGCAGGTTTTCTGGGCCTTGCAAGAGTAATGGGCATTTCCACTGAGAACTATGTTGACTACGATCATCCGGTTCAAAAAGAAATCCGGAATGTACTGGAAGCCATGACAGGTGAAATTCTTGGCTCCGAACACTGTGGAACTGATGGATGTTCAATTCCGACCTATGCGATTGCCCTAAACAAAACCGCCAGAGCATTTGCCTGCTTTGGAACTGGTGAAGGCTTAGACCCAGTACGTGCGAACGCAGCGGAAACGCTTTTTGAAGCCTGCGTTAATGAGCCATATATGGTTGCTGGAAAACAACGTTTTTGTACAGATATCATGCACGCCTTTAAAGGGAGAGCCTTTGTAAAACATGGCGCGGAAGGTGTTTTCTGCGCATCTATTCCCGAGCTCGGCTTTGGCGTCACTTTAAAGTGTGATGATGGTACAATTCGTGCCTCCGAAGTTATGATGGCCTCGGTTCTAGACTCTCTTCTGGATACCAATGATGAAGAAACAGCAGGCCTGTCACCATGGCTTACACAGCCTCTGGAGAGCCGCAGAGGAAAGCAAGTAGGAGAAGTACGTCCGGTAAAAGATTTTAGTCAGCTACTTAAAAATCTGTAGGCCAATTTCCGTATATACCTCTGATTTTCTGACCAATGTCAGACATATTAGTTAACTAGCATATATCTGACATCGAACTCTCCAGCAAGAGAGTTTGATGTCAGATTCATCTTCCCAATTTCATATAAGGGTGCACTGTACTGCCCCGCAACCGAGCAAGCACACAACTAAATGGGGAGCGAGATGATCACAATCAGACCTTTCCCAGCCCTATTATTTTTCAGGTTAATAGTGCCACCATGGGCACTTATGATATTTCGGCAAATTGCCAAACCAAGGCCAATTCCACCAGTTTTTTCATTTCTGCTGGTTTCTAGGCGATAAAAAGGTTCAAAAACCTCTTCTCGTTTTTCCTCTGGGATACCCGGCCCTTCATCTATAACCTCAATAACGATACGTCCCTTTTCCTCAGCAACTTTAACTCTTGCACAAATTCCATACCGTATCGCATTGTCAATCACATTACGCAGAGTCCTTTTAAGGGAGGAGATCCGCGCAGAGATAACCGTCTCACATGTTTGTACCAGTGTTACATCTTTGCCCATGGCAACATAGTCTTCAACGATTGTTTCCACGAGTTCACCTATATTGACGCGGCGCACCTCCTCCAAAACAACATTGTCTTTCGCGAAAGATAAACTAGCTTCAGTGATGGCCTGCATCTCATCCAAGGTAGCAATTATTCGCTTTCTATCCTCAGAGTTCTCAATAAATTCAGCGCGGATTCTTAAGGAAGTTATAGGGGTTCTCAAGTCATGACTAATTGCAGCAATCATGCGCGTTTGGCTTTTAACAAAACTCGAGAGGCGCTCCTGCATTAAGTTGAAAGCAGCAATAGTTGTTTTGACTTCGAGAGGCCCACCTTCCTTCAAAGTTTCGGCTTTATGTCCTCGCCCGAACTGCTCGGCAGCCTTTTCCAACGACCTTAGGGGGCGAATAAGCCGCGCTATAAAGACCCAAATTACGAGAGTAATGAGTGTGGCAAGAATTATTACTGGCAATAAAGCAGGTAAGAGAGGCCTTCTAGGTGGATTGAAATGGCTAACAATATTCAACCATCCGCCATTTTTCAGTTGTACCGAAATGTAAATCTGTACTTCCTTCAGCCTGTACAAGCCTAGTTTTCGTTCGACCTTACGTAAACTATACCCTTCTCTCTTTTGAAAACGCTCCCGCTGAGAACGATTTTCATCTCGAAAAAAATGAGAACTCTCTCGATTTACTGAGACAAATATGGGCCGTTGCCCGTCTAGTGAGCGGTTCAAGCGCCTCTTCAAGGCCTGCTCTAATCCTTTATCACCAGACCTTTTAATTATTGGCTGAGTATCGATGAAGTATCGAGCCCGCCTGTTGGAGATTGCCTTCAAAACCTTTGCTTGAAGGCTCTCCGGCGTGTCTTCAACGAGTTTTACAACGGAGGCAGATCCCCACAGGGCGTTTTCTCTAACCACATCAACCAAGTCATTGCTGTGCTCCCCCCTGAACACCATAAAAGTTAAAAACTGAGCAACCAAAACAGTGGCCAGAATTATCAATAGAAGCTGTCCTACCATTCGTTGTGGTAGTATTTTTGTAATCCATTTCATTTCATGGCTCGGTCACTTTGGCAGTAAAGGTATATCCCCCACCCCAAACTGTTTTAATTAGTATGGGCACTTTGGGATCAGCTTCAATTTTACGCCTTAAACGGGAAACCTGATTATCGATAGATCGGTCAAAAACCGCAGGAGATCGACCCGATGTCAAGTCAAGAAGTTGATCTCGAGACAGCACCACATTGGGCCGCTTTAAAAATGCCACTAACAATTGGAACTCACCGGTAGATAGAGGGATTACGACGTCATCCCCTTTAGTGAGCTCTCTGCTTGACAGGTCAAGCACCCATTCCTCAAAGGCCAGTTTTTTTCTCTGTTCAGGATCTCGCTCTTTTGGCAACTGCGCCACACGGCGGAGTACGGCCCTAATTCTGGCCAATAGTTCCCTTGGATTAAAAGGCTTCGTCACATAATCGTCAGCCCCAATTTCCAATCCTATAATACGGTCTGTTTCCTCAACCATTGCGGTCAAGAGAATAACTGGAACCTGCTGAGCCTCCACCAGACTTCTGCATAATGAAAGGCCATCCTCACCCGGCATCATGATATCCAGTACTACCAAATCAATAGAGGAGTTGTTTATCGTTTTGCGTGCTTCTGCCGCGCTTTCAGCTAAACTGGTTCGGAAATTATTTTTCTGCAGATACCGCGCCAACGGTTCTC
This genomic window from Pseudovibrio sp. M1P-2-3 contains:
- a CDS encoding SulP family inorganic anion transporter; the protein is MHSSAHTIAPASSGFSINIIKTEILSGLTVALALVPEAVAFAFVAQVHPLVGLYAAFIVGIITAVFGGRPGMISGATGALAVVMVSLVVQHGVEYLFAAVVLMGVIQIVFGILRWGKFMRLVPHPVMLGFVNGLAIVIFLAQLGQFQFTNEVTGATEWLGGQELFLMLGLVGLTMLVIWGLPKVTSIVPAPLAGILVVSVVVIGFGLDVRTVGDMASIKGGLPEFSIPMVPLSFETLTIILPYSLILAAIGLIESLLTLNLVSDMTGKKGGSSQECVAQGAANVVTGFFGGMGGCAMIGQSMINVKSGGRTRIAGIAASLFLLSFILFASGLIEQIPLAALVGVMFMVVIGTFAWNTFKILHKIPLIDAVVIALVTAVTVYSDLAVAVIVGVIVSALAYAWNTSKRISAHKFHSADGALVYKLEGPLFFGSATGFAEIFSPEDDPEEVIVDFIHSRVVDHSGLQAIDSLASRYQTAGKKLHLRHLSPDCQKLLKKAGSMVELAGDEDPTYGVAVDYTGTELSKGNAPA
- a CDS encoding asparaginase; amino-acid sequence: MDNPVLVEVTRGNLIESRHRGSIAIVDETGHLVFGIGDVEQGVFPRSAIKVLQALPLVESGAADALDYDEAELALACASHNGEEVHAKTARMMLRKAGLSEDSLLCGEQWPTLMHDIIQLIENKEKPCPLHNNCSGKHAGFLGLARVMGISTENYVDYDHPVQKEIRNVLEAMTGEILGSEHCGTDGCSIPTYAIALNKTARAFACFGTGEGLDPVRANAAETLFEACVNEPYMVAGKQRFCTDIMHAFKGRAFVKHGAEGVFCASIPELGFGVTLKCDDGTIRASEVMMASVLDSLLDTNDEETAGLSPWLTQPLESRRGKQVGEVRPVKDFSQLLKNL
- a CDS encoding ATP-binding protein — encoded protein: MVGQLLLIILATVLVAQFLTFMVFRGEHSNDLVDVVRENALWGSASVVKLVEDTPESLQAKVLKAISNRRARYFIDTQPIIKRSGDKGLEQALKRRLNRSLDGQRPIFVSVNRESSHFFRDENRSQRERFQKREGYSLRKVERKLGLYRLKEVQIYISVQLKNGGWLNIVSHFNPPRRPLLPALLPVIILATLITLVIWVFIARLIRPLRSLEKAAEQFGRGHKAETLKEGGPLEVKTTIAAFNLMQERLSSFVKSQTRMIAAISHDLRTPITSLRIRAEFIENSEDRKRIIATLDEMQAITEASLSFAKDNVVLEEVRRVNIGELVETIVEDYVAMGKDVTLVQTCETVISARISSLKRTLRNVIDNAIRYGICARVKVAEEKGRIVIEVIDEGPGIPEEKREEVFEPFYRLETSRNEKTGGIGLGLAICRNIISAHGGTINLKNNRAGKGLIVIISLPI
- a CDS encoding response regulator — its product is MQAAPHILVVDDHRDIREPLARYLQKNNFRTSLAESAAEARKTINNSSIDLVVLDIMMPGEDGLSLCRSLVEAQQVPVILLTAMVEETDRIIGLEIGADDYVTKPFNPRELLARIRAVLRRVAQLPKERDPEQRKKLAFEEWVLDLSSRELTKGDDVVIPLSTGEFQLLVAFLKRPNVVLSRDQLLDLTSGRSPAVFDRSIDNQVSRLRRKIEADPKVPILIKTVWGGGYTFTAKVTEP